The Bacillus sp. Y1 genome has a window encoding:
- a CDS encoding tetratricopeptide repeat protein, translated as MALFKRKKAPKVEVETIIELDIEKLLQDIESASEELKKAEGEKRIEVLNKLGTLSFEAHLIDQSIEFYETSISENRSLGKAYTDLIKLYNIKRKEAVDEKDNAKIQFYLGKTDQLMQLTKDTIRGRF; from the coding sequence ATGGCATTATTTAAAAGGAAAAAAGCACCTAAAGTTGAAGTTGAAACGATTATTGAACTCGATATAGAAAAGTTGCTTCAGGATATAGAATCCGCATCAGAAGAACTAAAGAAAGCTGAAGGAGAGAAACGTATAGAAGTTCTAAATAAATTAGGGACATTATCCTTCGAAGCCCACTTGATCGACCAATCGATTGAATTTTACGAAACAAGTATTTCAGAAAACAGGTCGCTTGGAAAAGCCTATACCGACTTGATTAAGCTTTATAATATCAAACGAAAAGAAGCAGTCGATGAAAAAGACAATGCAAAAATTCAATTTTATTTAGGAAAAACTGACCAATTAATGCAACTCACGAAAGATACTATAAGAGGAAGATTTTAA